Proteins encoded within one genomic window of Haematospirillum jordaniae:
- a CDS encoding glutathione S-transferase family protein, with the protein MGTRTLFHHWISPSARKVRLALHEKRIDVQEHVQADWERDEAFLALNPAGEVPVLLEPNGVIISDGQTICEYLEEICPDTPLLPGNIFHRAEARRLTAWFDHKFQREVTIPLVSEKLMRRVLGRGSPDSRNIRAGRTNIHMHLAYITWLTERRKWLAGDNMTLADLTAAAHLSLVDYTGDVPWDEHPFARNWYARIKSRPCFRTLLADVVPGVPPARHYADLDF; encoded by the coding sequence TTGGGTACAAGAACCCTTTTTCATCACTGGATCTCTCCATCAGCACGCAAGGTACGCCTTGCCCTGCACGAGAAACGTATTGATGTGCAGGAGCATGTTCAGGCTGACTGGGAACGTGATGAAGCGTTCCTTGCCCTTAACCCGGCCGGAGAGGTTCCGGTCCTGCTGGAACCGAACGGCGTTATCATATCCGACGGGCAAACTATCTGTGAGTATCTTGAAGAGATCTGTCCCGATACGCCTCTTTTGCCTGGCAACATCTTCCACCGGGCCGAGGCCAGGCGGCTAACGGCGTGGTTTGATCATAAATTCCAGCGGGAAGTCACCATCCCCCTGGTATCAGAGAAACTGATGCGTCGCGTGCTGGGAAGGGGATCTCCGGACTCCCGCAATATTCGGGCCGGTCGCACCAATATTCACATGCATCTAGCCTATATTACCTGGCTGACTGAACGGCGCAAATGGCTGGCAGGGGACAACATGACCCTGGCCGACCTAACTGCAGCGGCACACCTGTCCCTTGTTGACTATACCGGCGACGTTCCATGGGATGAACACCCCTTTGCCCGCAACTGGTATGCGCGGATCAAAAGCCGCCCCTGTTTCCGTACGCTTCTGGCTGATGTTGTACCCGGGGTTCCCCCTGCCCGTCACTATGCCGACCTAGATTTCTAG
- a CDS encoding M10 family metallopeptidase C-terminal domain-containing protein has protein sequence MLDDNMLSAIGKFGVADYSHETSSMTIMPLDTGKLAVSIDGAFKQGIFAATGVIVGGSGNDLISSPRSGVSLFGGEGDDVLEATGNKSFLAGGPGSDILIADAQGTVLIGDAPALDYSPSGKINFYPDVFVVAGTYTSPPWDPVLIADFDSWGGDRIDLSAIDGNQGEAGHQELVFSQTGPQAHSVWYEAFGYGAASNNGFLKGDTNGNQEEDFVIEVRHTGTDLFGDAISSAYTLGLGPMTNNSANDQMPMSEGGIPYLPPHEEVSIKLPALAGTLTVYSSDML, from the coding sequence ATGTTGGATGACAATATGCTCTCTGCCATAGGAAAGTTCGGTGTTGCCGACTATTCCCATGAAACGTCTTCCATGACAATCATGCCACTGGATACAGGCAAGCTTGCGGTCAGTATTGATGGTGCCTTCAAGCAAGGTATCTTCGCTGCAACCGGCGTCATCGTAGGTGGCTCAGGCAATGACCTGATATCGTCACCCCGTTCCGGTGTCAGTCTATTCGGGGGAGAAGGAGACGATGTACTAGAGGCAACAGGCAACAAAAGCTTTCTTGCTGGTGGCCCCGGAAGCGATATCCTGATTGCAGATGCACAAGGGACGGTTCTAATCGGGGATGCGCCCGCTTTAGACTATAGCCCATCCGGTAAGATCAATTTTTATCCCGATGTTTTTGTGGTTGCCGGGACGTATACATCGCCGCCCTGGGACCCCGTACTGATTGCCGACTTCGACTCATGGGGCGGAGACAGGATAGATTTGTCAGCCATTGACGGGAACCAAGGAGAAGCCGGGCATCAGGAGCTTGTCTTCAGCCAAACGGGGCCTCAGGCTCATTCTGTCTGGTACGAGGCTTTTGGCTATGGTGCTGCTTCCAACAATGGGTTCCTGAAAGGGGATACCAATGGCAACCAAGAAGAGGACTTTGTTATCGAGGTCAGACACACTGGTACCGATCTTTTTGGTGATGCCATTTCCAGCGCATATACACTTGGGCTTGGCCCCATGACAAACAACAGCGCCAATGACCAGATGCCAATGTCTGAGGGTGGCATTCCCTATCTTCCACCTCATGAAGAAGTATCCATAAAGCTCCCGGCCCTAGCGGGAACATTGACGGTATACTCTTCAGACATGCTGTAA
- a CDS encoding glycoside hydrolase family 108 protein: MTASLQSILDAILREEGGFTDNPADRAHYGKADPAQGRRWDCYCTNYGITQATLSDYYKRQATIDDVRNLSESQARTIYQKRYIEDPGFDKVPELIRPVLVDAGVNSGPRCSITWLQDVLNQQGYGPLTSDGILGPATRSAAEKAVSTMGAGLTKALIERRRIFLEHLIATNPSQKRFERGWMARLDRLETETA; encoded by the coding sequence ATGACAGCATCCTTGCAATCAATTCTTGATGCCATTCTGCGGGAAGAGGGTGGTTTCACCGACAATCCAGCAGACCGTGCCCACTATGGGAAAGCTGATCCAGCACAAGGACGCCGGTGGGACTGCTATTGCACCAACTACGGTATTACGCAGGCAACTCTCTCCGACTACTACAAACGCCAAGCAACAATTGATGACGTACGGAATCTTTCGGAAAGCCAAGCCCGCACAATTTACCAAAAACGTTATATCGAAGACCCTGGTTTTGACAAAGTACCGGAGCTGATACGGCCAGTCTTGGTGGATGCTGGTGTCAACTCTGGCCCACGCTGCTCGATTACCTGGCTACAAGATGTCCTGAATCAGCAAGGATATGGCCCCCTGACCTCCGACGGCATCTTGGGTCCGGCTACACGCTCTGCCGCAGAAAAAGCTGTCTCTACAATGGGGGCGGGTCTAACCAAAGCCCTGATCGAACGGCGCCGGATATTTCTTGAACATCTGATTGCCACAAATCCAAGCCAAAAACGATTTGAACGTGGCTGGATGGCCCGCCTTGATCGCTTGGAGACGGAGACAGCCTGA
- a CDS encoding 3TM-type holin — protein MEKTKSAVTISGLVSHLAQITKQTPSSRQNHTIHTHHPISTWDRGIDSLNRLPRPLMALGVIALMAWPAINPRTFAEAMQSYAMMPDWLVQLVMAVVLAYFVSRTVEKIREKSSASGTSSAHVAASTEDTERAPVIGRSATRKIPESQA, from the coding sequence ATGGAAAAAACCAAATCTGCTGTAACTATATCAGGGCTTGTCAGCCATCTGGCACAGATAACAAAACAAACGCCATCCTCGCGGCAGAATCACACAATACATACCCACCACCCGATATCGACCTGGGACCGCGGCATTGACAGCCTGAACCGCCTGCCACGCCCGCTGATGGCCTTGGGGGTAATTGCCCTGATGGCGTGGCCAGCCATTAATCCCCGTACCTTTGCTGAAGCCATGCAAAGCTATGCCATGATGCCAGATTGGCTGGTGCAGCTTGTGATGGCGGTTGTATTGGCCTATTTCGTCAGCCGGACCGTGGAAAAAATACGGGAAAAATCATCAGCGTCTGGTACATCTTCCGCGCACGTTGCGGCTAGCACAGAAGATACCGAACGGGCCCCTGTCATCGGTCGCAGTGCAACACGCAAGATTCCTGAATCGCAGGCCTGA
- a CDS encoding methyltransferase regulatory domain-containing protein has translation MGFLSENSEQTSYDVVPYDSYPFAQTHPAHLMTLGRLFGMQAPDVATARILELGCASGWNIIPIAADYPHATVVGVDLSSVQIEEGRRHIQSLGLDNIHLDCASITDIDETWGTFDYIICHGVLSWVPEAVRDHIFKVMKRNLTANGIAYVSYNTLPGWNQVRSVRDMMRYHADNFSDPTEKASQAFSILKFAADNTNPGRKGYLEILKEEMAFLEGHSKSYILHEHLEAENHQYYFHQFAGHAKDNGLAYLGDAMLPSMYVGNLAPDASKVLGEIEDIVRLEQYMDFVTNRRFRSTLLCHDTIALDRTINPEKLSGYSFVSHLSPQEIEGEESGSSMTFVGPQTATAHSALDITIFQVLYAERGKPISLPDLTQKVADQLGATDHAAIRQAFLNNLCALVLGGSVSLHAETGKQITTISDNPMTSNVSRYRATFSNRVINGYHGLITLSEVDRILIQYLDGTQNIESICKHMLERVEKQEINVTPGDGMTVAQTVEAYVLRQLSVFRDLALLFG, from the coding sequence ATGGGCTTTCTCTCGGAAAACAGCGAACAGACATCTTATGATGTCGTGCCGTATGACAGCTATCCATTCGCGCAAACGCACCCTGCGCATCTGATGACCCTTGGGCGCCTGTTCGGGATGCAGGCCCCTGATGTTGCAACAGCCCGTATTCTGGAGCTGGGCTGCGCAAGCGGATGGAACATCATTCCCATTGCGGCCGACTATCCACACGCCACTGTCGTCGGCGTAGATCTGTCTTCTGTACAGATCGAAGAAGGACGTCGCCACATCCAATCCTTAGGCCTAGACAATATCCACCTGGACTGTGCATCGATTACAGACATCGATGAGACATGGGGCACCTTTGACTACATCATCTGCCACGGCGTGCTGTCGTGGGTTCCTGAAGCGGTGCGGGACCATATCTTCAAGGTCATGAAGCGCAACCTGACCGCCAATGGAATCGCCTACGTCAGCTACAACACCCTCCCCGGCTGGAACCAGGTGCGCAGCGTTCGTGACATGATGCGCTATCATGCCGACAACTTCAGCGACCCGACCGAAAAAGCGTCACAGGCTTTCTCCATCCTCAAGTTTGCGGCAGACAACACCAACCCTGGCCGCAAGGGATACTTGGAGATCCTGAAAGAAGAGATGGCCTTTCTGGAGGGACACTCAAAGAGCTATATCCTGCACGAGCACCTAGAAGCCGAGAACCACCAGTACTACTTCCACCAGTTTGCAGGGCATGCCAAAGACAACGGCCTTGCCTACCTGGGCGATGCCATGCTGCCCAGCATGTACGTTGGCAACCTAGCTCCTGACGCGTCCAAAGTGCTGGGCGAGATTGAGGACATTGTCCGGCTTGAACAATACATGGACTTTGTGACCAACCGCCGTTTCCGCTCCACCCTCCTGTGTCACGACACCATTGCCCTGGATCGCACCATCAATCCTGAAAAGCTTTCAGGGTACTCCTTTGTCAGTCACCTTTCCCCACAGGAAATAGAAGGTGAAGAGTCTGGTTCGTCCATGACATTCGTCGGGCCACAGACGGCAACCGCCCACAGCGCGCTTGATATTACCATATTCCAAGTGCTGTACGCAGAACGGGGAAAACCTATTTCCCTGCCAGACCTGACACAGAAAGTTGCCGATCAGCTGGGGGCCACGGACCATGCCGCCATCCGCCAGGCTTTCCTGAACAATCTGTGCGCCCTAGTCCTTGGCGGATCTGTTTCCCTGCACGCTGAAACAGGCAAGCAGATCACCACGATCAGTGACAACCCCATGACGTCGAACGTATCCCGCTATCGGGCCACGTTCAGCAACCGTGTAATCAATGGCTACCATGGTCTGATCACCCTGTCAGAGGTTGACCGCATTCTGATACAATATCTTGACGGAACGCAGAATATCGAAAGCATATGCAAACACATGCTCGAACGTGTGGAAAAGCAGGAAATCAACGTCACACCAGGCGATGGCATGACTGTGGCACAGACGGTGGAGGCTTACGTCCTGCGCCAGCTCTCTGTATTCCGCGATCTTGCGCTTCTTTTTGGCTAA
- the acs gene encoding acetate--CoA ligase, whose amino-acid sequence MEHDVFPVPESFARNALIDNTRYLAMYDRSVKDPDGFWAEHGKRITWMRPYSRVRDVSWDPSNLHIRWFDDGTLNVSANCLDRHLETKGSKTAIIWEGDNPSESEHITYRDLYERVCRFANAMKTLGVKKGDRVCIYLPMIPEAAVAMLACARIGAVHSIVFGGFSPDSLANRIQDSECVLLITADEGLRGGRKVPLKSNADRALEHCPSIRNVVVVRRTGGDVSIKTGRDVWYHDLVASASTTCPPEEVEAEHPLFILYTSGSTGKPKGVLHTSGGYLVYASMTHEYVFDCRDNDIYWCTADVGWVTGHSYIVYGPLANGATTLMFEGVPNYPTVSRFWDVVDKHKVNIFYTAPTAIRALMRDGEEPVKRTSRKSLRLLGSVGEPINPEAWMWYYKVVGEGRCPIVDTWWQTETGGILITPLPGATALKPGSATRPFFGIRPVLVDAEGKELAGATEGNLCIAESWPGQMRTVYGDHERFIQTYFTTYKGYYFTGDGCRRDADGYYWITGRVDDVINVSGHRMGTAEVESALVAHAKVAEAAVVGYPHDIKGQGIYAYVTLVAGEEPSEALRKELIAWVRDEIGPIASPDVIQWAPGLPKTRSGKIMRRILRKIAEHDFSSLGDTSTLADPSVVDDLIENRDG is encoded by the coding sequence ATGGAACATGACGTATTTCCGGTCCCGGAGTCCTTTGCCAGAAATGCCCTGATTGACAACACCCGTTATCTTGCCATGTACGACCGTTCTGTGAAGGATCCTGACGGATTCTGGGCCGAGCATGGCAAGCGCATCACCTGGATGCGACCTTACAGCCGGGTGCGGGATGTCTCGTGGGATCCTTCCAACCTGCATATCCGTTGGTTTGATGACGGTACGCTCAACGTTTCGGCGAATTGCCTTGATCGCCACCTGGAAACCAAAGGCAGCAAGACGGCTATTATCTGGGAAGGCGATAATCCATCCGAGAGCGAACATATTACTTACCGCGATTTGTACGAACGGGTGTGCCGCTTTGCAAATGCCATGAAAACCTTGGGAGTCAAGAAGGGCGACCGGGTTTGTATCTACCTTCCCATGATTCCGGAAGCAGCCGTCGCCATGTTGGCCTGCGCCCGTATAGGCGCCGTTCATTCCATCGTCTTCGGCGGGTTCTCCCCCGATAGTCTTGCCAACCGAATTCAGGATAGTGAGTGCGTTCTTCTCATCACGGCCGATGAAGGGCTTCGGGGTGGGCGGAAAGTTCCCCTGAAAAGCAATGCCGACCGGGCGCTGGAGCACTGTCCCTCTATCCGCAATGTTGTCGTTGTGCGCCGTACGGGTGGAGATGTGAGTATCAAGACTGGCCGGGACGTCTGGTACCATGATCTTGTTGCGTCGGCTTCGACAACCTGCCCTCCGGAAGAGGTGGAAGCGGAGCACCCGCTGTTTATTCTGTACACATCGGGTTCAACCGGAAAGCCGAAGGGTGTTCTGCACACATCCGGCGGGTATCTGGTTTATGCCTCCATGACCCATGAATACGTCTTTGACTGCCGTGACAATGATATTTACTGGTGCACCGCTGATGTTGGCTGGGTAACGGGTCACTCCTATATCGTCTATGGTCCCTTGGCCAATGGGGCGACCACCCTGATGTTTGAGGGCGTGCCAAACTACCCCACAGTATCCCGTTTTTGGGATGTTGTGGACAAGCACAAGGTCAATATTTTCTATACGGCCCCGACAGCTATCCGCGCACTGATGCGTGATGGTGAGGAGCCAGTCAAGCGTACCAGTCGTAAAAGCTTGCGTTTGCTGGGTTCGGTCGGTGAGCCAATCAACCCCGAGGCTTGGATGTGGTACTACAAGGTTGTCGGGGAAGGGCGATGCCCGATCGTGGATACCTGGTGGCAGACAGAAACCGGAGGCATTCTGATTACGCCGCTTCCGGGAGCAACGGCCTTGAAGCCCGGTTCGGCCACGCGTCCTTTCTTTGGTATTCGTCCGGTTCTGGTTGATGCTGAAGGCAAGGAGCTTGCGGGCGCAACAGAAGGCAACCTGTGTATTGCGGAATCCTGGCCCGGGCAGATGCGCACTGTTTACGGGGACCATGAGCGGTTTATCCAGACTTACTTCACGACCTACAAGGGCTATTACTTTACTGGTGACGGATGCCGTCGTGATGCTGATGGCTATTACTGGATTACTGGTCGTGTTGATGACGTGATCAACGTATCCGGTCACCGGATGGGTACGGCCGAGGTAGAATCAGCCTTGGTGGCCCATGCCAAGGTCGCTGAGGCCGCTGTGGTTGGCTATCCACACGATATCAAGGGACAGGGGATTTATGCCTATGTCACCTTGGTGGCGGGAGAGGAGCCAAGCGAGGCCCTTCGTAAGGAGCTGATTGCTTGGGTTCGTGACGAGATTGGCCCGATTGCCAGCCCGGATGTGATCCAGTGGGCGCCGGGCCTGCCTAAAACCCGGTCCGGCAAAATTATGCGGCGCATTCTGCGCAAGATTGCCGAGCATGATTTCAGTTCTCTTGGTGATACATCCACCTTGGCGGATCCATCGGTTGTTGATGATCTGATCGAAAACCGGGACGGATGA
- a CDS encoding DUF3772 domain-containing protein, with protein MPTFLSCCRISFLILVFACTLTGFVLPVGLTQSGAATLIPAVSDKRPGQDRLKQFSALLDSAEAKLALTESRAKGSLDNDRLRELRQEILREVQGLAPIAEALQVEKSRITAEQNTLGPAPEDKSTETAPVGKLREALGKQMVLAEADIKTVQFLKVRAQVLTQRIIAIQRDRLADQLFSRNADPFAPETWGVALRDLTSQGSRTAEVIDFVRNVDWSSEATQLVVKKLIGTVLLGFVLVWPFRIWLNRRLLPVWDPSVRLGFSERLWISVKRGLIRMVPLAVLVGIANAVIQGAGILGDVGANALALISTILVSLVAVISLVRAVLSPGKPNWRAVPINDAAAARSCQIATVLLVISSFDHFLAFGEQVWNLTVEVVSLRMFVTTLATMLPIFALTGARLWHQAPDGQLDYGKAAKTRWVRWPVAAVAAGASIAAVAGYTELGHSLATSLLRSSVVVLVSVAGFAVLRELLTLVLSRVGGPVREDRKQADNSDSGAMMRFWLSVVAALVVGVPAFLAFLLLWGVSRDTIDSGLSLLVDGFAIGSVHISLINVVTAILIFTGLLFVTKVIKAILEKRVLPMTRLDTGLQNSFATSVGYIGFVTALLAAASTLGIGLSNLAIVAGALSVGIGFGLQTIVNNFVSGLILLFERPIKVGDWIVTGDTEGYVRRIRVRATEIETFNRSTVIIPNSALITAPVTNWFLNDRVGRCIVEIGVGYDSDPEKVRSILLDCARSHPRVSRWPEPSALLVAFGDSALNFSLRFYLQDIELINPVGSEVRVAILKRFRKEGISIPFPQRDVHVIHKQSGMQAAEW; from the coding sequence GTGCCAACATTTCTGTCCTGTTGCCGCATTTCTTTCTTAATTCTTGTTTTTGCCTGCACTCTGACGGGTTTTGTCCTTCCGGTGGGCCTTACGCAATCCGGTGCAGCGACCCTGATTCCTGCGGTCTCAGACAAGCGACCGGGACAAGACAGGCTCAAGCAGTTTTCGGCTTTGCTCGATTCTGCTGAGGCAAAGTTGGCGTTGACAGAGTCTCGTGCCAAAGGAAGCCTTGATAACGATCGGCTCCGCGAGTTGAGACAGGAAATTCTGCGGGAGGTACAGGGCCTTGCCCCGATAGCAGAGGCTCTTCAGGTTGAAAAGAGCCGCATCACGGCTGAGCAAAATACGCTTGGCCCCGCCCCGGAAGACAAAAGTACGGAAACAGCTCCCGTGGGAAAGTTGCGGGAAGCTCTTGGTAAACAGATGGTTCTGGCCGAGGCTGATATCAAGACGGTTCAATTCCTGAAGGTACGGGCGCAGGTTCTGACCCAGAGAATTATTGCAATCCAGCGCGATCGCCTTGCCGACCAGCTATTCAGCCGCAATGCGGATCCCTTCGCGCCCGAAACGTGGGGTGTTGCGCTGAGAGACCTGACCAGCCAAGGGTCAAGAACGGCAGAAGTTATTGATTTTGTACGGAATGTTGATTGGTCTTCCGAGGCCACGCAGCTGGTTGTGAAGAAGTTGATCGGCACTGTCCTGTTGGGCTTTGTTCTGGTTTGGCCTTTCCGGATCTGGTTGAACCGTCGCCTTCTTCCTGTCTGGGATCCGTCTGTTCGGCTTGGTTTTTCAGAGCGACTGTGGATCTCGGTCAAGCGCGGCCTGATACGCATGGTGCCCTTGGCCGTTCTTGTCGGCATTGCCAACGCTGTTATTCAGGGGGCGGGCATTCTGGGCGATGTTGGTGCCAATGCTCTGGCGTTGATATCCACAATACTGGTGTCATTGGTTGCTGTTATCAGCCTTGTACGTGCTGTTCTGTCACCGGGAAAGCCAAACTGGCGTGCTGTGCCGATCAATGATGCTGCTGCAGCCCGCAGCTGTCAGATTGCAACCGTTCTGCTGGTTATTTCTTCCTTTGATCACTTTCTTGCGTTTGGGGAGCAAGTCTGGAACCTGACGGTTGAAGTCGTCAGCTTGCGCATGTTTGTTACGACGTTGGCAACCATGTTGCCCATTTTTGCTCTGACAGGCGCTAGGTTGTGGCATCAGGCCCCTGACGGGCAACTAGACTACGGGAAAGCTGCAAAAACACGCTGGGTGCGTTGGCCTGTTGCGGCTGTTGCTGCCGGGGCTTCCATTGCAGCCGTAGCCGGGTATACAGAGCTTGGTCATTCATTGGCGACGTCCCTATTGCGGTCTTCTGTGGTTGTTTTGGTCTCGGTTGCCGGATTTGCCGTTCTACGCGAGCTTCTGACCTTGGTCTTGTCCCGTGTGGGGGGACCCGTCCGGGAAGACAGAAAACAGGCTGACAACAGTGACAGTGGCGCCATGATGCGTTTCTGGCTCAGTGTTGTGGCTGCTCTTGTGGTTGGAGTGCCGGCTTTTCTGGCTTTCCTTCTGTTATGGGGCGTCAGCCGTGACACCATAGACAGTGGGCTCAGCCTGCTGGTTGATGGCTTCGCTATCGGTTCTGTGCACATCTCGTTGATCAACGTTGTGACAGCTATTCTGATCTTCACGGGTCTTTTGTTTGTGACCAAGGTCATCAAGGCCATTCTGGAGAAGCGCGTTTTGCCGATGACTCGGCTGGACACAGGCCTGCAGAATTCCTTTGCGACCTCTGTTGGCTATATTGGCTTTGTGACGGCACTTCTGGCTGCGGCGTCGACTCTTGGTATTGGTCTCTCAAATCTTGCCATTGTTGCCGGTGCCTTGTCGGTTGGTATCGGTTTTGGCTTGCAAACGATTGTGAACAATTTTGTCTCGGGTCTTATTCTGCTGTTTGAACGGCCGATCAAGGTCGGAGATTGGATTGTAACCGGAGATACAGAGGGTTATGTCCGTCGGATCCGTGTCCGCGCAACGGAAATAGAAACATTCAACCGTTCAACGGTTATTATCCCGAATTCAGCCCTGATTACGGCACCGGTTACCAACTGGTTTCTGAATGACAGGGTTGGGCGGTGCATTGTTGAAATTGGGGTTGGGTATGACTCCGATCCCGAGAAAGTACGCTCCATTCTTCTTGATTGCGCCCGATCCCACCCCCGCGTTTCGCGTTGGCCTGAGCCATCTGCCCTTTTGGTTGCTTTTGGAGATAGCGCCCTGAATTTCTCCTTGCGGTTCTATCTTCAGGATATAGAGCTTATCAACCCGGTCGGGAGCGAAGTTCGTGTGGCCATACTCAAGCGTTTCAGGAAAGAGGGTATTTCCATTCCATTCCCGCAGCGCGATGTGCATGTTATTCACAAACAAAGTGGTATGCAGGCAGCGGAATGGTGA
- a CDS encoding EVE domain-containing protein, translating to MGFWLLKSEPDSWSWDDQVRVGTESWTGVRNHQAAGFLRAMRVGDMAFFYHSRSQRMIMGLVEVVRTAYPDPTDPTGRFVSVDVAAHCALPVPVMLSGLRDAPFFAGMLLLRQPRLSVMPVDPDHWEAICKMGNADLQS from the coding sequence ATGGGGTTCTGGCTTCTTAAATCAGAACCAGACTCATGGTCCTGGGATGATCAGGTGCGTGTCGGGACGGAATCTTGGACCGGTGTGCGTAATCATCAGGCAGCGGGTTTTCTACGTGCCATGCGGGTTGGTGACATGGCCTTTTTCTATCACTCCCGTTCCCAACGCATGATTATGGGATTGGTTGAGGTTGTCCGCACAGCCTATCCCGATCCTACAGACCCGACGGGTCGCTTTGTCAGCGTCGACGTTGCAGCCCATTGTGCATTGCCTGTGCCGGTCATGTTGTCGGGATTGCGGGACGCTCCCTTCTTTGCCGGCATGTTGCTTCTGAGGCAGCCGCGCCTGTCTGTCATGCCAGTTGATCCGGATCACTGGGAAGCAATATGCAAAATGGGGAATGCAGATCTACAGTCCTAG
- a CDS encoding YciI family protein, which translates to MPLFAVHCLDKPSHGAVRLDNRSRHLAWLESHRDRIVLAGPMLAGDGEGLVGSLLVVDHPDLDAVYAWCAEDPYARAGLFESVVIRPYRIVFGAAAPSNGS; encoded by the coding sequence ATGCCGCTTTTTGCTGTTCATTGCCTCGACAAGCCTAGTCATGGTGCGGTCCGTCTTGATAACCGTAGCCGGCATCTTGCGTGGCTTGAGTCGCACCGTGACCGTATCGTGCTGGCTGGCCCGATGCTGGCTGGCGATGGAGAGGGGTTGGTTGGTTCTCTTCTTGTCGTTGACCACCCGGATCTGGATGCAGTCTATGCTTGGTGTGCAGAAGATCCTTATGCCCGGGCTGGTCTGTTTGAAAGTGTTGTCATTCGCCCGTACCGGATTGTCTTCGGCGCGGCTGCACCTTCGAATGGTTCTTGA
- a CDS encoding NAD(P)H-dependent glycerol-3-phosphate dehydrogenase, which translates to MQTIGVVGAGAWGTALAQALCRAGRHVRLWMRDPGLAATITKTGFNPVYLPDLRLDPEIAVTTDLAEAMDTDAVLLVVPTQHLRSICRAAAPLWKSGVPAVLCSKGIETGTGALTSDVARAELPVHTPLAVLSGPGFADGVARGLPSAVTLACSDPALGMTLVSAIGSRTFRPYYSPDLVGVEVGGATKNVLAIACGILEGQELGENARAALLTRGLAEMKRLGIALGGRPETFMGLSGMGDLILTATSMRSRNFSLGVAMGQGQSLSSILAARRAVTEGVATAGAITALARKLRVEMPICEAVDTLLNHGGSPADLVDGLLARPFRSELDSRPRAGQVIPSEQEH; encoded by the coding sequence ATGCAGACAATCGGGGTTGTTGGCGCGGGGGCATGGGGAACAGCGCTGGCGCAGGCTCTATGCCGTGCCGGGCGGCATGTCCGGCTGTGGATGCGTGACCCCGGGCTGGCTGCGACTATCACAAAAACAGGCTTTAACCCGGTTTATCTGCCCGACCTGCGTCTGGATCCAGAGATCGCGGTGACAACGGATCTGGCGGAGGCCATGGATACGGACGCCGTACTTCTGGTGGTTCCTACTCAGCACTTGCGGTCTATTTGTCGTGCTGCGGCCCCGTTGTGGAAAAGCGGTGTTCCGGCTGTCCTGTGCTCAAAGGGTATTGAGACAGGAACCGGGGCGTTGACAAGCGATGTCGCCCGCGCAGAGCTTCCGGTGCATACGCCTCTTGCCGTGCTGTCCGGTCCAGGTTTTGCCGATGGTGTTGCGCGTGGCTTGCCCAGTGCGGTTACGTTGGCCTGTTCTGATCCTGCCCTTGGCATGACATTGGTGTCTGCTATCGGGAGCCGGACATTCCGCCCGTATTATTCTCCTGATTTGGTAGGGGTGGAAGTTGGGGGGGCAACCAAGAATGTCTTGGCCATTGCCTGTGGCATTCTGGAAGGCCAGGAACTGGGTGAAAACGCACGGGCCGCCCTGTTGACCCGGGGACTGGCGGAAATGAAGCGTCTTGGGATTGCCTTGGGTGGGCGCCCTGAAACCTTCATGGGTCTGTCGGGGATGGGAGATCTTATTCTGACCGCGACATCGATGCGTTCGCGTAATTTCTCGCTGGGGGTTGCCATGGGGCAAGGACAGTCGCTGTCTTCTATTCTGGCAGCGCGACGTGCTGTCACGGAAGGCGTTGCGACAGCAGGTGCCATTACAGCACTGGCGCGCAAGTTGAGGGTGGAAATGCCCATCTGCGAGGCCGTTGATACTCTTCTGAACCATGGTGGGAGTCCTGCGGATCTTGTGGATGGGCTGTTGGCTCGTCCTTTCCGGAGCGAGCTTGACTCCCGTCCACGGGCCGGGCAGGTTATTCCATCAGAACAGGAACATTAA